In a single window of the Salmo trutta chromosome 23, fSalTru1.1, whole genome shotgun sequence genome:
- the LOC115159489 gene encoding leucine-rich repeat transmembrane neuronal protein 4-like isoform X2, translating into MGSKLCDGRLAHLPLLLLLVLQALLLLCSGERTCPHSCRCEGKIVHCESAGFSDVPENISVGCQGLSLRYNDLHTLLPYQFAHLNQILWLYLDHNQISALDSRAFQGVRRLKELILSSNKISQLHNATFHGVPNLRSLDLSYNKLQMLQPGQFHGLRKLQNLHLRSNGLTNIPIRAFLECRSLEFLDLGYNHLRALTRTTFLGLQRLMELHLEHNQFSRINFFLFPRLANLRGLYLQWNRIRAVNQGLPWSWHTLQKLDLSGNEIQTLDPAVFHCLPNLQILNLESNKLSNVSQEAVSAWISLTSISLAGNVWECGTGICPLVAWLRNFRGTKDTTMICSSPKHLQGEKIMEATRNNGICEETDYFQTETPSPTPDLIETTPDPTPAPTSPPPPLPPPTTLVPLPPPWPQPLPRPTFPSRVGIDPRDSPPKAPPSLRSLVVTQPPELELMSFHKVVVGSVALFFSMSLILTVIYVSWRRYPNAARLLQQSSVVGRKRRKKSPEPEQNLSSQLQEYYMSYNPAATPEGLEVLGNGTGSCTCISGSRECEV; encoded by the coding sequence GTTCTAAGCTGTGTGATGGACGACTGGCGCACCTCCCACTCCTCCTGCTCCTCGTCCTCCAGGCCCTGCTACTGCTCTGCTCTGGTGAACGCACCTGCCCCCACAGCTGCCGTTGTGAGGGGAAAATCGTCCATTGCGAGTCAGCTGGCTTCTCAGATGTCCCTGAGAACATCTCAGTGGGCTGCCAAGGCCTCTCTCTCCGCTACAATGACCTGCACACACTGCTCCCCTACCAGTTTGCCCACCTCAACCAAATCCTCTGGCTCTACCTGGACCACAACCAGATCTCTGCTCTAGATAGCCGGGCCTTCCAGGGGGTCCGCAGGCTTAAAGAGCTGATCCTCAGCTCCAACAAGATCTCTCAGCTCCACAACGCCACCTTCCATGGGGTGCCCAACCTCCGCAGCCTGGACCTGTCCTACAACAAGCTGCAGATGCTGCAGCCGGGGCAGTTCCATGGCCTGAGGAAGCTGCAGAACCTCCACCTCCGCTCCAACGGCCTCACCAACATCCCCATCCGGGCCTTCCTGGAATGTCGCAGCCTGGAGTTTCTGGACCTGGGCTACAACCATCTCCGGGCCCTCACCAGGACCACTTTCCTGGGGCTGCAGAGGCTCATGGAGCTGCACCTGGAGCACAACCAGTTCTCCCGGATCAACTTCTTTCTGTTTCCACGTCTTGCTAACCTGCGGGGCCTCTATCTGCAGTGGAACCGCATCCGAGCAGTCAACCAGGGCCTGCCCTGGAGTTGGCACACGCTGCAGAAACTGGACTTGTCTGGTAACGAGATCCAGACCCTGGACCCAGCCGTATTCCACTGCCTGCCCAACCTACAGATCCTCAATCTGGAGTCCAACAAGCTGTCCAACGTGTCCCAGGAGGCAGTGTCTGCCTGGATATCCCTGACCTCCATCAGCCTGGCGGGTAACGTGTGGGAATGTGGGACAGGCATCTGCCCACTGGTGGCTTGGCTGAGAAACTTTCGAGGCACTAAAGACACCACCATGATATGCAGCAGCCCAAAGCATCTCCAGGGAGAGAAGATCATGGAGGCTACGAGGAACAACGGAATTTGTGAGGAAACGGACTACTTCCAGACAGAAACTCCTTCCCCGACCCCAGATTTAATTGAGACGACACCCGACCCAACCCCTGCTCCCACCAGCCCCCCTCCACCCCTGCCTCCACCTACCACCCTGGTCCCCCTACCCCCACCTTGGCCTCAGCCCCTTCCCCGACCCACCTTCCCAAGCCGGGTAGGAATTGACCCCAGAGACTCCCCTCCCAAGGCTCCACCCTCCCTCCGCAGCCTGGTGGTGACTCAGCCCCCAGAGCTGGAGCTCATGTCCTTCCACAAGGTAGTGGTGGGCAGTGTGGCGCTCTTCTTCTCCATGTCGCTCATCCTGACCGTCATCTATGTGTCGTGGAGGCGCTACCCGAACGCTGCACGGCTCCTGCAGCAGAGCTCTGTGGTGGGCCGCAAGCGACGGAAAAAGAGCCCCGAGCCAGAGCAGAACCTGAGCTCCCAGCTGCAGGAGTATTACATGAGCTACAACCCGGCCGCCACCCCGGAGGGTTTGGAGGTGCTCGGCAACGGGACTGGCTCCTGCACCTGCATCTCTGGCTCCAGGGAATGCGAGGTATGA
- the LOC115159489 gene encoding leucine-rich repeat transmembrane neuronal protein 4-like isoform X1 — protein MGSKLCDGRLAHLPLLLLLVLQALLLLCSGERTCPHSCRCEGKIVHCESAGFSDVPENISVGCQGLSLRYNDLHTLLPYQFAHLNQILWLYLDHNQISALDSRAFQGVRRLKELILSSNKISQLHNATFHGVPNLRSLDLSYNKLQMLQPGQFHGLRKLQNLHLRSNGLTNIPIRAFLECRSLEFLDLGYNHLRALTRTTFLGLQRLMELHLEHNQFSRINFFLFPRLANLRGLYLQWNRIRAVNQGLPWSWHTLQKLDLSGNEIQTLDPAVFHCLPNLQILNLESNKLSNVSQEAVSAWISLTSISLAGNVWECGTGICPLVAWLRNFRGTKDTTMICSSPKHLQGEKIMEATRNNGICEETDYFQTETPSPTPDLIETTPDPTPAPTSPPPPLPPPTTLVPLPPPWPQPLPRPTFPSRVGIDPRDSPPKAPPSLRSLVVTQPPELELMSFHKVVVGSVALFFSMSLILTVIYVSWRRYPNAARLLQQSSVVGRKRRKKSPEPEQNLSSQLQEYYMSYNPAATPEGLEVLGNGTGSCTCISGSRECENEYTCPRPLPGAWLGDVPTIH, from the coding sequence GTTCTAAGCTGTGTGATGGACGACTGGCGCACCTCCCACTCCTCCTGCTCCTCGTCCTCCAGGCCCTGCTACTGCTCTGCTCTGGTGAACGCACCTGCCCCCACAGCTGCCGTTGTGAGGGGAAAATCGTCCATTGCGAGTCAGCTGGCTTCTCAGATGTCCCTGAGAACATCTCAGTGGGCTGCCAAGGCCTCTCTCTCCGCTACAATGACCTGCACACACTGCTCCCCTACCAGTTTGCCCACCTCAACCAAATCCTCTGGCTCTACCTGGACCACAACCAGATCTCTGCTCTAGATAGCCGGGCCTTCCAGGGGGTCCGCAGGCTTAAAGAGCTGATCCTCAGCTCCAACAAGATCTCTCAGCTCCACAACGCCACCTTCCATGGGGTGCCCAACCTCCGCAGCCTGGACCTGTCCTACAACAAGCTGCAGATGCTGCAGCCGGGGCAGTTCCATGGCCTGAGGAAGCTGCAGAACCTCCACCTCCGCTCCAACGGCCTCACCAACATCCCCATCCGGGCCTTCCTGGAATGTCGCAGCCTGGAGTTTCTGGACCTGGGCTACAACCATCTCCGGGCCCTCACCAGGACCACTTTCCTGGGGCTGCAGAGGCTCATGGAGCTGCACCTGGAGCACAACCAGTTCTCCCGGATCAACTTCTTTCTGTTTCCACGTCTTGCTAACCTGCGGGGCCTCTATCTGCAGTGGAACCGCATCCGAGCAGTCAACCAGGGCCTGCCCTGGAGTTGGCACACGCTGCAGAAACTGGACTTGTCTGGTAACGAGATCCAGACCCTGGACCCAGCCGTATTCCACTGCCTGCCCAACCTACAGATCCTCAATCTGGAGTCCAACAAGCTGTCCAACGTGTCCCAGGAGGCAGTGTCTGCCTGGATATCCCTGACCTCCATCAGCCTGGCGGGTAACGTGTGGGAATGTGGGACAGGCATCTGCCCACTGGTGGCTTGGCTGAGAAACTTTCGAGGCACTAAAGACACCACCATGATATGCAGCAGCCCAAAGCATCTCCAGGGAGAGAAGATCATGGAGGCTACGAGGAACAACGGAATTTGTGAGGAAACGGACTACTTCCAGACAGAAACTCCTTCCCCGACCCCAGATTTAATTGAGACGACACCCGACCCAACCCCTGCTCCCACCAGCCCCCCTCCACCCCTGCCTCCACCTACCACCCTGGTCCCCCTACCCCCACCTTGGCCTCAGCCCCTTCCCCGACCCACCTTCCCAAGCCGGGTAGGAATTGACCCCAGAGACTCCCCTCCCAAGGCTCCACCCTCCCTCCGCAGCCTGGTGGTGACTCAGCCCCCAGAGCTGGAGCTCATGTCCTTCCACAAGGTAGTGGTGGGCAGTGTGGCGCTCTTCTTCTCCATGTCGCTCATCCTGACCGTCATCTATGTGTCGTGGAGGCGCTACCCGAACGCTGCACGGCTCCTGCAGCAGAGCTCTGTGGTGGGCCGCAAGCGACGGAAAAAGAGCCCCGAGCCAGAGCAGAACCTGAGCTCCCAGCTGCAGGAGTATTACATGAGCTACAACCCGGCCGCCACCCCGGAGGGTTTGGAGGTGCTCGGCAACGGGACTGGCTCCTGCACCTGCATCTCTGGCTCCAGGGAATGCGAG